A single genomic interval of Fructobacillus americanaquae harbors:
- a CDS encoding XRE family transcriptional regulator, translated as MNNFRILQQLSQQSIEQVGTATGLQMSDLQAFADGQKELAVADLERLCLYFSHCLDQLGNANQANLSKHPIHIRLTTDYLLNLGISLSDWISLRWALEVNWAGDQLAVGFFTADQTLVKVVANSADFTKAFAGYLILALEGEFTPYIDEIHDNVHYDWRILRYRSQADFQDITNELANTPLKEIEA; from the coding sequence ATGAATAATTTTCGAATTTTACAACAATTAAGTCAACAAAGTATCGAACAAGTTGGGACAGCGACTGGTCTGCAAATGAGTGATTTACAAGCCTTCGCCGATGGACAAAAGGAATTAGCAGTCGCTGATTTGGAGCGGCTCTGTCTTTACTTTTCGCATTGTTTGGATCAGTTGGGGAACGCCAATCAGGCTAACTTGTCAAAACATCCGATTCATATTCGGTTGACAACCGATTACCTGTTAAATCTAGGAATTAGCCTTTCGGACTGGATTTCACTACGTTGGGCTTTGGAGGTTAATTGGGCCGGCGATCAGTTAGCCGTTGGCTTCTTCACTGCGGACCAGACCTTGGTCAAAGTTGTGGCAAATTCAGCTGATTTTACCAAGGCCTTTGCTGGTTACCTAATTTTAGCCCTTGAGGGTGAATTTACCCCCTATATTGATGAAATCCATGACAATGTTCATTATGATTGGCGGATTTTACGATATCGGTCGCAGGCTGATTTTCAAGATATTACGAATGAACTTGCTAATACGCCACTAAA
- a CDS encoding VTT domain-containing protein — translation MSSIIDFTLHIDVHLANLVSHFGIWTYLILFVIVLIETGAVVLPFLPGDSLLFAAGAISMTPAGQEAGLNHWVFMVVFFIASVVGDSMNYWILRTGGRELLNHRPFSIMIKPKYIEEAEQFFAKRGAMAIILGRYIPIVRTFVPSVAGLSKYNFRKFLEFTMIAALSWTFIATGAGALFGNIPFVREHFSLIIMGIVLVTLLPSVIGVLRSLMKKKKQQ, via the coding sequence ATGAGTAGCATAATTGATTTTACCTTGCACATTGATGTCCACCTGGCAAACTTGGTTTCCCACTTTGGTATCTGGACCTATTTGATTTTATTTGTGATTGTTTTGATTGAAACTGGGGCAGTGGTTTTGCCATTTCTACCAGGTGATTCACTGTTGTTTGCTGCTGGTGCCATTTCAATGACACCAGCTGGCCAAGAAGCCGGTTTGAATCATTGGGTTTTTATGGTGGTTTTCTTTATTGCCTCTGTTGTCGGTGATTCAATGAATTATTGGATTCTACGAACTGGCGGGCGCGAGTTGTTAAATCACCGGCCGTTTTCAATTATGATTAAGCCTAAATATATTGAAGAAGCTGAGCAATTCTTTGCGAAGCGAGGCGCGATGGCCATCATCTTAGGCCGCTATATTCCAATCGTGCGAACATTCGTCCCTTCTGTGGCTGGTTTATCAAAGTACAACTTTCGTAAGTTTCTTGAATTTACTATGATTGCTGCGCTTTCATGGACTTTCATTGCAACCGGTGCTGGTGCTTTGTTTGGTAACATTCCCTTCGTCCGCGAACATTTCTCATTGATTATTATGGGCATTGTTTTAGTGACGTTGTTACCTTCAGTTATTGGTGTATTACGATCATTGATGAAAAAGAAAAAGCAACAGTAA